The proteins below are encoded in one region of Drosophila santomea strain STO CAGO 1482 chromosome 3R, Prin_Dsan_1.1, whole genome shotgun sequence:
- the LOC120452832 gene encoding organic cation transporter protein isoform X1, with translation MAKRKSLTHDSPSMELELPLLAPQERSQRSRSGTIPLCIMHDSAKPSPTTSPTIPPKQQTATPQSPAAAVSGLDPADDEDETDVIGDLMGHYGKWQLLMTVLLSLFQVPNTFHISSSIYQAANKDFWCQRPAQFQQMPVATWRNLSGSVDNCRRWEGIDWSQVSNETTLPSDWKTPPEMDKKLVACEKWEYETNDNVGNTWTSQWDLVCEKEHLKNVAEMFFLLGVATGGIISGYLSDKFGRKTMLFISAVLQTIFGLWLYICSSFELYLTLRALLGLVSVSVTYSGLILAIEYVDGKWRTIAGMYNLFPLPISYMIISGLAYLTQDYQRLQLCIGIPGIFLCFLWFVVPESPRWLLVKGRIDEVRRIIEAAAKFNGRQLPADYQLTPPTQESSTQDVTYLFRSSYLRRISICFFCIWFTMNLVYYGIILNMSSFGGNVYLNSALAGLVEIPAIAVAMYIITKVGKKWLFCATLICAGVACCCAAITEGHADLLWLKITFLMMGKFTISAGNTIMPVYTAELYPTPIRNVGVGACNVAAGLALILTPYLSLLNKIEGHLLMTLLTAWSIFGGVVVLFLPETAVRQKTDNQGGSNANASAAKQV, from the exons TTCCTTTGTGCATCATGCACGACTCCGCCAAACCATCTCCCACCACCAGCCCCACCATCCCGCCCAAACAGCAGACAGCGACGCCTCAGTCGCCGGCAGCGGCGGTGAGCGGACTGGATCCGGCGGACGATGAGGACGAGACCGACGTGATCGGCGACCTGATGGGCCACTACGGCAAGTGGCAGTTGCTGATGACGGTGCTGCTGTCGCTCTTCCAGGTGCCCAACACCTTCCACATATCCTCGTCCATCTACCAGGCGGCCAACAAGGACTTCTGGTGCCAGCGGCCAGCGCAATTCCAGCAGATGCCAGTGGCCACCTGGCGGAACTTGAGTGGCTCCGTCGACAATTGCCGGCGATGGGAGGGTATCGATTGGAGTCAAGTGAGCAATGAAACCACGCTGCCATCAGACTGGAAG ACTCCGCCGGAGATGGACAAAAAGTTGGTGGCCTGCGAGAAATGGGAGTACGAGACGAACGACAATGTCGGGAACACCTGGACGTCGCAGTGGGATCTGGTGTGCGAGAAGGAACACCTGAAGAACGTGGCCGAGATGTTCTTCCTGCTGGGCGTGGCAACAGGTGGCATTATCTCCGGCTATTTATCGGACAAGTTCGGCCGCAAGACAATGCTCTTCATATCGGCCGTGCTGCAGACCATATTCG GTCTCTGGCTCTATATCTGCAGCTCCTTTGAGCTCTATCTCACACTTCGCGCCCTGCTTGGCTTGGTGTCGGTATCGGTCACCTACTCCGGTCTGATCCTGGCCATTGAGTATGTGGATGGCAAGTGGAGAACCATCGCCGGAATGTACAACCTGTTTCCACTGCCAATCTCGTACATGATCATCTCGGGCCTGGCCTATCTGACCCAGGACTATCAACGCCTACAGCTGTGTATCGGCATTCCGGGGATCTTCCTGTGCTTTCTTTG GTTTGTGGTGCCGGAATCGCCGCGCTGGCTGCTGGTCAAGGGTCGAATCGATGAAGTGCGTCGCATCATTGAGGCGGCCGCCAAGTTCAATGGTCGCCAGCTACCCGCCGACTATCAGCTGACGCCGCCGACGCAGGAGAGCAGTACGCAGGATGTTACCTACCTGTTCCGTTCCAGTTACCTGCGCCGCATCTCCATCTGCTTCTTCTGCATCTGGTTCACCATGAATCTGGTCTACTACGGCATTATTCTCAACATGAGCTCCTTTGGCGGCAATGTCTACTTGAATTCG GCGCTAGCTGGCCTAGTCGAAATACCCGCCATCGCCGTGGCCATGTACATCATCACCAAAGTGGGCAAGAAGTGGCTCTTTTGCGCCACTTTGATCTGTGCCGGCGTCGCCTGCTGCTGTGCGGCGATCACCGAGGGGCATGCGGATCTGCTCTGGCTGAAGATCACATTCCTGATGATGGGCAAGTTCACCATCAGTGCTGGCAATACCATCATGCCGGTGTACACGGCGGAACTGTATCCCACGCCCATACGCAATGTGGGCGTGGGTGCCTGCAATGTGGCCGCCGGTTTGGCCCTGATCCTCACTCCTTACCTATCGCTCCTG AACAAGATCGAGGGTCATCTCTTGATGACCCTGCTCACCGCCTGGAGCATCTTTGGCGGCGTTGTGGTGCTCTTCCTGCCCGAAACTGCTGTGCGTCAGAAGACAGATAACCAGGGTGGctccaatgccaatgccagtGCCGCCAAGCAGGTGTAA
- the LOC120452832 gene encoding organic cation transporter protein isoform X2 codes for MHDSAKPSPTTSPTIPPKQQTATPQSPAAAVSGLDPADDEDETDVIGDLMGHYGKWQLLMTVLLSLFQVPNTFHISSSIYQAANKDFWCQRPAQFQQMPVATWRNLSGSVDNCRRWEGIDWSQVSNETTLPSDWKTPPEMDKKLVACEKWEYETNDNVGNTWTSQWDLVCEKEHLKNVAEMFFLLGVATGGIISGYLSDKFGRKTMLFISAVLQTIFGLWLYICSSFELYLTLRALLGLVSVSVTYSGLILAIEYVDGKWRTIAGMYNLFPLPISYMIISGLAYLTQDYQRLQLCIGIPGIFLCFLWFVVPESPRWLLVKGRIDEVRRIIEAAAKFNGRQLPADYQLTPPTQESSTQDVTYLFRSSYLRRISICFFCIWFTMNLVYYGIILNMSSFGGNVYLNSALAGLVEIPAIAVAMYIITKVGKKWLFCATLICAGVACCCAAITEGHADLLWLKITFLMMGKFTISAGNTIMPVYTAELYPTPIRNVGVGACNVAAGLALILTPYLSLLNKIEGHLLMTLLTAWSIFGGVVVLFLPETAVRQKTDNQGGSNANASAAKQV; via the exons ATGCACGACTCCGCCAAACCATCTCCCACCACCAGCCCCACCATCCCGCCCAAACAGCAGACAGCGACGCCTCAGTCGCCGGCAGCGGCGGTGAGCGGACTGGATCCGGCGGACGATGAGGACGAGACCGACGTGATCGGCGACCTGATGGGCCACTACGGCAAGTGGCAGTTGCTGATGACGGTGCTGCTGTCGCTCTTCCAGGTGCCCAACACCTTCCACATATCCTCGTCCATCTACCAGGCGGCCAACAAGGACTTCTGGTGCCAGCGGCCAGCGCAATTCCAGCAGATGCCAGTGGCCACCTGGCGGAACTTGAGTGGCTCCGTCGACAATTGCCGGCGATGGGAGGGTATCGATTGGAGTCAAGTGAGCAATGAAACCACGCTGCCATCAGACTGGAAG ACTCCGCCGGAGATGGACAAAAAGTTGGTGGCCTGCGAGAAATGGGAGTACGAGACGAACGACAATGTCGGGAACACCTGGACGTCGCAGTGGGATCTGGTGTGCGAGAAGGAACACCTGAAGAACGTGGCCGAGATGTTCTTCCTGCTGGGCGTGGCAACAGGTGGCATTATCTCCGGCTATTTATCGGACAAGTTCGGCCGCAAGACAATGCTCTTCATATCGGCCGTGCTGCAGACCATATTCG GTCTCTGGCTCTATATCTGCAGCTCCTTTGAGCTCTATCTCACACTTCGCGCCCTGCTTGGCTTGGTGTCGGTATCGGTCACCTACTCCGGTCTGATCCTGGCCATTGAGTATGTGGATGGCAAGTGGAGAACCATCGCCGGAATGTACAACCTGTTTCCACTGCCAATCTCGTACATGATCATCTCGGGCCTGGCCTATCTGACCCAGGACTATCAACGCCTACAGCTGTGTATCGGCATTCCGGGGATCTTCCTGTGCTTTCTTTG GTTTGTGGTGCCGGAATCGCCGCGCTGGCTGCTGGTCAAGGGTCGAATCGATGAAGTGCGTCGCATCATTGAGGCGGCCGCCAAGTTCAATGGTCGCCAGCTACCCGCCGACTATCAGCTGACGCCGCCGACGCAGGAGAGCAGTACGCAGGATGTTACCTACCTGTTCCGTTCCAGTTACCTGCGCCGCATCTCCATCTGCTTCTTCTGCATCTGGTTCACCATGAATCTGGTCTACTACGGCATTATTCTCAACATGAGCTCCTTTGGCGGCAATGTCTACTTGAATTCG GCGCTAGCTGGCCTAGTCGAAATACCCGCCATCGCCGTGGCCATGTACATCATCACCAAAGTGGGCAAGAAGTGGCTCTTTTGCGCCACTTTGATCTGTGCCGGCGTCGCCTGCTGCTGTGCGGCGATCACCGAGGGGCATGCGGATCTGCTCTGGCTGAAGATCACATTCCTGATGATGGGCAAGTTCACCATCAGTGCTGGCAATACCATCATGCCGGTGTACACGGCGGAACTGTATCCCACGCCCATACGCAATGTGGGCGTGGGTGCCTGCAATGTGGCCGCCGGTTTGGCCCTGATCCTCACTCCTTACCTATCGCTCCTG AACAAGATCGAGGGTCATCTCTTGATGACCCTGCTCACCGCCTGGAGCATCTTTGGCGGCGTTGTGGTGCTCTTCCTGCCCGAAACTGCTGTGCGTCAGAAGACAGATAACCAGGGTGGctccaatgccaatgccagtGCCGCCAAGCAGGTGTAA